One Pantoea eucalypti genomic region harbors:
- the smpB gene encoding SsrA-binding protein SmpB — translation MTKKKAHKPGSATVAMNKRARHEYFIEEEYEAGLSLQGWEVKSLRAGKANISDSYILLRDGEAFLFGSTFQPLAVASSHVVCDPTRSRKLLLKQRELDSLYGRVNREGYTIVALSLYWKNAWCKLKIGVARGKKEHDKRDDIKDREWKLDKARIMKNSKR, via the coding sequence ATGACAAAGAAAAAAGCACACAAACCCGGTTCTGCCACTGTTGCCATGAACAAACGCGCCCGCCACGAGTACTTCATTGAAGAGGAGTATGAAGCGGGATTGTCGTTACAAGGATGGGAAGTTAAGTCACTTCGTGCCGGTAAAGCCAACATCAGCGACAGCTATATTCTGCTGCGCGATGGCGAAGCCTTTCTGTTCGGTTCAACCTTTCAACCCTTAGCCGTTGCCTCCAGCCATGTGGTCTGTGACCCGACGCGCAGCCGTAAACTGCTGCTGAAGCAACGTGAACTTGATTCACTGTATGGCCGCGTTAACCGCGAAGGCTACACCATCGTGGCGCTGTCGCTGTACTGGAAAAACGCCTGGTGCAAACTGAAGATTGGTGTTGCACGCGGTAAGAAAGAGCACGACAAGCGCGACGATATCAAAGACCGTGAATGGAAACTAGATAAAGCACGTATCATGAAGAATTCAAAGCGTTAA
- a CDS encoding type II toxin-antitoxin system RatA family toxin, whose translation MAQISRSALVPFSAGQMYQLVNDVDAYPQFLPGCTGSRVLDASENQMTASVDVSKAGISKTFTTRNTLTDNQSIHMQLVDGPFRKLTGGWTFVSLGDDACKVELSLEFEFTNMLVEMAFGRIFKELANSMVQAFTQRAKEVYRA comes from the coding sequence ATGGCTCAGATTAGTCGTTCGGCGCTGGTCCCGTTTAGTGCCGGGCAGATGTACCAACTTGTAAATGATGTGGATGCCTATCCGCAATTCCTGCCGGGTTGCACCGGAAGCCGCGTGCTGGATGCGTCTGAGAATCAGATGACGGCGTCCGTGGATGTGTCGAAAGCGGGCATCAGCAAAACGTTTACCACCCGCAATACCCTGACGGATAACCAGAGCATCCATATGCAACTGGTTGATGGTCCGTTCCGCAAGCTGACTGGCGGCTGGACGTTCGTCTCGCTGGGCGATGACGCCTGCAAGGTTGAGTTAAGCCTGGAGTTCGAATTTACCAATATGCTGGTAGAGATGGCCTTTGGGCGGATCTTCAAAGAGCTGGCCAACAGCATGGTGCAGGCTTTCACACAGCGCGCTAAAGAGGTTTACCGTGCCTGA
- a CDS encoding RnfH family protein, with protein MPDISVEVVYALPEKQYQLYVKVEQGSTIEQAILKSGLLELRREIDLASNKVGIYSRPVKLDDVVNEGDRIEVYRPLIADPKELRRQRAERAAESKK; from the coding sequence GTGCCTGATATCTCCGTCGAGGTGGTCTATGCCTTGCCTGAAAAGCAGTATCAGCTCTATGTGAAAGTGGAGCAGGGCAGCACGATTGAACAGGCCATCCTCAAATCAGGACTACTTGAACTGCGTCGTGAGATTGACCTCGCCAGTAACAAGGTCGGCATCTACAGTCGGCCAGTGAAGCTGGATGATGTGGTGAATGAGGGCGATCGTATCGAAGTCTATCGTCCGCTGATTGCCGATCCTAAAGAGTTACGCCGGCAGCGCGCAGAACGAGCGGCAGAAAGCAAAAAATAA
- the bamE gene encoding outer membrane protein assembly factor BamE — MRCKTLTAAAVVMLMMTAGCSTLERVVYRPDINQGNYLVANDVAKIHTGMTQQQVAYTLGTPMMKDPFGSNVWYYVFRQEPGHEGVKQQTLTLTFDGNGVLTNIDNKQNLSQNND, encoded by the coding sequence ATGCGCTGTAAAACGCTGACTGCCGCGGCAGTAGTAATGTTGATGATGACCGCCGGATGTTCCACCTTAGAGCGCGTGGTCTATCGTCCTGATATCAACCAGGGGAACTATCTGGTTGCCAACGATGTGGCCAAGATTCATACCGGTATGACACAGCAGCAGGTGGCTTACACGCTCGGTACGCCGATGATGAAAGATCCGTTTGGCAGCAACGTCTGGTATTACGTTTTCCGTCAGGAGCCAGGTCATGAGGGCGTAAAACAGCAGACGCTGACGCTGACCTTTGATGGTAACGGCGTTCTGACTAATATCGACAACAAGCAGAATCTGTCACAGAACAACGACTGA
- the recN gene encoding DNA repair protein RecN has protein sequence MLAQLTISNFAIVRELDIDFQRGMTAITGETGAGKSIAIDALGLCLGGRADADMVRQGASRADLCARFQLKSSPSAQRWLVDNHLDEGNECLLRRVISADGRSRGFINGTAVPLSQLRDIGQLLIQIHGQHAHQLLLKPDHQKHLLDAYAGHDELLQQMRASYQTWNQSCRTLALHQQQAQERESRRELLQYQLKELNDFAPQPGEYEQIDEEYKRLANSGQLLSTSQQALQLLADSDDTNLNSLLYTAREMISELTSLDEKLNGVHNLLEEAAIQLTEASDELRHYCDSLDMDPNRLYELEKRISRQIALARKHHVTPEGLPELHQQLLAEAELLSQHESDQESLQSLVGEHYQAALKSAEQLHQQRSHFADELQQLITQSMHLLSMPHGQFKIALTFNPDQLTADGASRVDFQVTTNPGQPLQPLGKVASGGELSRIALAIQVITAKKMETPAMIFDEVDVGISGPTAAVVGKLLRQLGESTQVMCVTHLPQVAGCGHQHFYVSKETDGAMTETHMQPLDKRARLQELARLLGGSEVTRNTLANAKELLAA, from the coding sequence ATGCTGGCCCAACTGACCATCAGTAATTTCGCTATCGTTCGTGAGCTCGACATTGATTTCCAACGCGGCATGACAGCTATCACGGGTGAGACCGGTGCCGGCAAGTCTATCGCCATTGATGCGCTGGGATTGTGTCTGGGCGGTCGTGCTGATGCTGACATGGTGCGTCAGGGTGCCAGCCGGGCTGACCTCTGTGCTCGCTTTCAGCTTAAGTCCTCCCCTTCTGCCCAGCGCTGGCTGGTCGATAATCATCTGGATGAGGGCAACGAGTGCCTGCTGCGCCGGGTGATCAGCGCTGACGGACGCTCCCGTGGCTTTATCAATGGCACAGCAGTGCCGCTCTCTCAGCTGCGCGACATCGGCCAGTTGCTGATCCAGATCCACGGTCAGCATGCCCATCAGCTTCTGCTTAAACCTGATCATCAGAAACATCTGCTGGATGCCTATGCCGGTCACGACGAGCTGCTGCAGCAAATGCGCGCCAGCTATCAGACCTGGAATCAGAGCTGCCGCACCCTGGCGCTGCATCAGCAGCAGGCGCAGGAACGCGAATCACGTCGCGAGCTGTTGCAGTATCAACTGAAAGAGCTGAACGACTTCGCACCGCAGCCGGGTGAATATGAGCAGATCGATGAAGAGTACAAGCGTCTGGCTAACAGCGGACAACTGCTGTCGACCAGCCAGCAGGCACTGCAGCTGTTAGCAGACAGCGATGACACGAATCTCAACAGCCTGCTCTATACGGCGCGTGAGATGATTTCTGAACTGACTTCGCTGGATGAGAAGCTGAACGGCGTGCACAACCTGCTGGAAGAAGCCGCCATTCAGCTGACCGAAGCCAGCGATGAGCTGCGTCACTACTGTGACAGTCTGGATATGGATCCCAACCGCCTGTATGAGCTGGAAAAGCGTATCTCACGTCAGATCGCGCTGGCCCGTAAGCATCACGTCACGCCGGAAGGTCTGCCCGAACTGCATCAGCAATTGCTGGCAGAAGCGGAGCTGCTCTCACAGCATGAAAGCGATCAGGAGAGCCTGCAGTCACTGGTGGGTGAACATTATCAGGCCGCGCTGAAAAGCGCAGAGCAACTGCATCAGCAGCGCAGCCACTTTGCTGACGAACTGCAGCAGCTGATCACCCAGAGTATGCATCTGCTCTCCATGCCGCACGGCCAGTTTAAAATTGCGCTGACCTTTAATCCGGATCAGCTCACGGCAGACGGCGCGAGCCGCGTCGATTTCCAGGTCACCACTAACCCAGGCCAGCCACTGCAGCCTCTGGGCAAAGTGGCTTCGGGTGGTGAACTGTCGCGTATCGCGCTGGCAATTCAGGTGATTACCGCGAAGAAAATGGAAACACCGGCGATGATTTTCGATGAAGTGGATGTCGGCATCAGCGGCCCGACCGCTGCCGTGGTCGGTAAACTGCTGCGTCAGTTGGGTGAATCGACCCAGGTGATGTGTGTGACTCACCTGCCGCAGGTGGCCGGTTGTGGTCATCAGCACTTCTACGTCAGCAAAGAGACCGATGGCGCAATGACTGAAACCCATATGCAGCCACTGGACAAGCGGGCGCGTCTGCAGGAACTGGCGCGACTGCTGGGCGGCAGCGAGGTCACACGCAATACCCTGGCCAACGCAAAAGAACTTTTAGCCGCATAG
- the nadK gene encoding NAD(+) kinase, with the protein MNKHFNCIGIVGHPRHPTALTTHEMLWRWLTAKGYQVIVEKQIAQELSLHDVQTGTLAEIGQQADLAVVVGGDGNMLGAARVLARYDIKVIGINRGNLGFLTDLDPDNAQQQLDEVLQGNYFVESRFLLEAQVCKSDCSPRIGSAINEVVLHPGKVAHMIEFEVYIDEVFAFSQRSDGLIISTPTGSTAYSLSAGGPILTPSLEAIVLVPMFPHTLSARPLVINSSSTIRLRFSSRRSDLEISCDSQIALPIQEGEDVLIRRSAGHLDLIHPKNYSYFNTLSSKLGWSKKLF; encoded by the coding sequence ATGAACAAACACTTTAACTGCATTGGGATTGTGGGTCATCCGCGCCATCCTACTGCGTTAACCACGCATGAGATGCTCTGGCGCTGGCTGACGGCCAAAGGTTATCAGGTGATCGTTGAGAAGCAGATTGCCCAGGAGCTGTCGCTTCACGACGTACAGACGGGCACGCTGGCGGAGATTGGTCAGCAGGCTGATTTAGCCGTCGTGGTGGGTGGTGACGGCAATATGCTGGGCGCAGCGCGGGTGCTGGCGCGTTATGACATCAAAGTGATCGGCATTAACCGCGGTAATCTCGGTTTTCTCACTGACCTCGATCCGGATAACGCACAGCAACAGCTGGATGAGGTGCTGCAGGGCAACTATTTCGTCGAGAGCCGCTTTCTGCTGGAAGCGCAGGTGTGCAAATCGGACTGCTCGCCCCGTATCGGCTCTGCCATCAATGAAGTGGTACTGCACCCTGGCAAAGTGGCACACATGATCGAATTTGAAGTTTACATTGATGAAGTGTTCGCCTTTTCCCAACGCTCAGACGGGCTGATTATCTCAACGCCCACCGGCTCTACAGCCTACTCACTCTCGGCGGGCGGCCCTATTCTGACGCCGTCACTGGAGGCGATTGTGCTGGTGCCGATGTTCCCGCATACGCTTTCCGCGCGGCCACTGGTGATCAACAGCAGCAGTACCATCCGTTTACGCTTTTCTTCACGTCGCAGTGACCTGGAGATCAGCTGTGACAGCCAGATTGCGCTGCCCATCCAGGAGGGCGAGGATGTACTGATTCGCCGCAGTGCCGGTCATCTTGATTTGATCCATCCCAAAAACTATAGCTATTTCAATACGCTGAGTTCGAAACTGGGCTGGTCAAAAAAATTGTTCTGA
- the grpE gene encoding nucleotide exchange factor GrpE → MSSKEQNTPNEQVSDEIQQDQQQPQEAETAAEVDPRDERIAQLEAELAQSQTGVRDAQLRAQAEVENIRRRAEMDVEKAHKFALEKFANELLPVIDSLERALEVANKEDPQLASMIEGIELTLKGLLGAVRKFGVEVVGETGVPFNPEVHQAMSMMESEEFEPNHVMLVMQRGYTLNGRLLRPAMVAVSKAKS, encoded by the coding sequence ATGAGTAGTAAAGAACAGAACACCCCAAACGAGCAAGTCTCAGACGAAATTCAGCAGGATCAGCAGCAACCTCAGGAAGCGGAGACAGCAGCAGAGGTGGATCCGCGTGATGAGCGTATTGCTCAGCTCGAAGCTGAATTAGCGCAGTCGCAAACCGGTGTGCGCGATGCCCAGTTGCGTGCGCAGGCTGAAGTTGAGAACATTCGTCGTCGTGCCGAAATGGACGTTGAGAAGGCGCATAAATTTGCGCTGGAGAAGTTTGCCAACGAACTGCTGCCAGTCATCGACAGCCTGGAACGTGCGCTGGAAGTGGCAAACAAAGAAGACCCGCAGCTGGCATCCATGATCGAAGGGATTGAGCTGACCCTGAAAGGCCTGTTGGGTGCCGTGCGTAAATTCGGTGTTGAAGTGGTAGGCGAAACGGGCGTGCCATTTAACCCGGAAGTGCATCAGGCAATGTCGATGATGGAGTCTGAAGAGTTTGAGCCTAACCATGTCATGCTGGTGATGCAGCGTGGCTATACGCTGAATGGTCGCCTGCTGCGTCCGGCGATGGTGGCGGTTTCTAAAGCTAAAAGCTGA